A window of the Streptomyces sp. Ag109_O5-10 genome harbors these coding sequences:
- a CDS encoding SAV2148 family HEPN domain-containing protein, translated as MGSGGLELPPGDEGHEGNSTDVPPGAVSLARPMDATGSIGPELEWDADAWLEVRTRAQRAGRAYIWLNLVEQRMRAVVAAVLRPIYEPVHGDEWVVAAAGPAGQEWVQRAVAVREVSRRKGYLLDPADDNVLSFLTLPQLRELMVQHWPCFEPYFDERRDVELALDELEVTRNVVSRNRALSGAVLDQAERASARLLEMLGAGGDVPSARRLPVDAVEDLVGDRYADVVAVHPDRVRLMRQFPAEDLFGGARRLDAIGIGLNLLVQNFSGRRLVRLAETGCRVRLLFLNPASSAVKRRERELGMKRGELARSVEMNILHMRRVRSRLRDPGAFEIQVYDDTPRFSAYLVDGDGADGVGIIQSYLRGARGMESPVLVLRNGSKVVKSDDVVETGLFPTYREEFETAWADSRPVS; from the coding sequence GTGGGCTCGGGAGGCCTGGAGCTGCCCCCTGGTGACGAGGGTCACGAGGGGAACTCCACAGACGTCCCGCCCGGCGCGGTGTCCCTGGCCCGGCCGATGGACGCCACGGGCTCCATCGGGCCGGAGCTGGAGTGGGACGCCGACGCCTGGCTGGAGGTGCGTACGCGCGCCCAGCGGGCCGGCCGGGCCTACATCTGGCTGAACCTCGTCGAGCAGCGGATGCGCGCGGTCGTGGCCGCCGTGCTGCGGCCCATCTACGAACCCGTCCACGGCGACGAGTGGGTGGTCGCCGCCGCCGGCCCGGCCGGCCAGGAGTGGGTCCAGCGGGCCGTCGCCGTGCGCGAGGTCAGCCGCCGCAAGGGGTACCTGCTCGATCCCGCCGACGACAACGTGCTCAGCTTCCTCACCCTGCCGCAGCTGCGCGAGCTGATGGTCCAGCACTGGCCGTGCTTCGAGCCGTACTTCGACGAGCGCCGGGACGTCGAACTCGCGCTGGACGAGCTGGAGGTGACCCGCAACGTCGTCTCCCGCAACCGGGCGCTGTCCGGGGCCGTCCTCGACCAGGCCGAGCGTGCCTCCGCCCGGCTCCTGGAGATGCTCGGCGCGGGCGGCGACGTGCCCTCGGCACGCCGGCTGCCGGTGGACGCGGTGGAGGACCTGGTCGGCGACCGCTACGCCGACGTCGTCGCCGTCCACCCCGACCGGGTCCGCCTCATGCGCCAGTTCCCGGCCGAGGACCTCTTCGGCGGGGCCCGTCGCCTGGACGCCATCGGCATCGGCCTCAACCTGCTCGTGCAGAACTTCTCCGGCCGCCGGCTGGTGCGCCTCGCCGAGACCGGCTGCCGGGTCCGCCTCCTCTTCCTCAACCCCGCCTCCAGCGCGGTCAAGCGCCGAGAGCGCGAACTCGGGATGAAACGGGGCGAGCTGGCCCGCTCGGTCGAGATGAACATCCTCCACATGCGCCGCGTCCGCTCCCGGCTGCGCGATCCGGGCGCCTTCGAGATCCAGGTGTACGACGACACCCCCCGCTTCTCCGCCTACCTGGTCGACGGGGACGGCGCCGACGGCGTCGGGATCATCCAGTCCTATCTGCGCGGGGCGCGCGGGATGGAGTCACCGGTGCTGGTGCTCCGCAACGGCAGCAAGGTGGTCAAGTCGGACGACGTCGTGGAAACAGGTCTCTTCCCGACGTACCGCGAGGAGTTCGAGACGGCTTGGGCGGATTCGCGCCCGGTGTCCTGA
- a CDS encoding ABC transporter substrate-binding protein, translated as MRTRIGSAVVALLLLLAGCTSAARTGGPVTLRFQSLAWQDESVAANKELVKEWNATHRDVKVEYVQGSWDSVHDQLLTSFEGGEAPDIIHDASDDLADFAYGGYLADLSGLLSHRLKSDIPQRSWRTTTFGNGIYGVPFLQEPRVLIANRTWLAEAGVRIPTPAHPWTWVEFRKITKRLSGDGRYGVAWPLKEPVSATLNLSLSAGGQLFRRGADGKVTVRFGAADQVVPRTVHDQVNIDHSAPGSTLGSGGSDTLPGFFGGKYAMVPLGFSYRQQIVQQAPKGFDWEVLPAPAGADGLAQGVSPQTLSVAADSPHKREAAEFIDFLLRPENMVRLALGDWMLPTGTQALQDPALHTAKYGWATGTALAGHLSPAPAQTVRGYPEWKDKVATPALQEYYSGAVGLDELRRRLEKDGNLVLARYQR; from the coding sequence ATGCGCACCCGGATCGGCTCGGCCGTCGTCGCACTCCTCCTGCTGCTCGCGGGCTGCACCTCCGCCGCCCGCACCGGCGGCCCCGTCACCCTGCGGTTCCAGTCCCTGGCCTGGCAGGACGAGTCGGTCGCCGCCAACAAGGAGCTGGTGAAGGAGTGGAACGCCACCCACAGGGACGTCAAGGTCGAGTACGTCCAGGGCAGTTGGGACAGTGTCCACGACCAGCTGCTGACCTCCTTCGAGGGCGGGGAGGCGCCGGACATCATCCACGACGCCTCCGACGACCTCGCGGACTTCGCCTATGGCGGCTACCTCGCCGACCTCTCCGGTCTGCTGTCCCACCGCCTGAAGTCCGACATACCGCAGCGCAGTTGGCGGACGACGACCTTCGGGAACGGCATCTACGGGGTGCCCTTCCTCCAGGAACCGCGGGTACTGATCGCCAACAGGACCTGGCTCGCCGAGGCCGGGGTGCGGATCCCCACCCCCGCACACCCCTGGACATGGGTGGAGTTCCGGAAGATCACCAAGCGGCTCTCCGGCGACGGCAGGTACGGCGTCGCCTGGCCGCTCAAGGAGCCGGTGTCCGCCACGCTCAACCTGTCGCTGTCGGCCGGCGGGCAGCTCTTCCGCCGGGGCGCCGACGGCAAGGTGACCGTGCGGTTCGGGGCCGCCGACCAGGTCGTGCCGCGCACGGTCCACGACCAGGTGAACATCGACCACAGCGCGCCCGGCTCCACCCTGGGCAGCGGCGGTTCGGACACCCTGCCGGGCTTCTTCGGCGGCAAGTACGCGATGGTCCCGCTCGGCTTCTCCTACCGCCAGCAGATCGTCCAGCAGGCACCCAAGGGCTTCGACTGGGAGGTGCTGCCCGCCCCGGCCGGTGCCGACGGGCTCGCCCAGGGCGTCAGCCCACAGACGCTGTCCGTCGCCGCGGACAGCCCGCACAAGAGGGAGGCGGCCGAGTTCATCGACTTCCTGCTGCGGCCGGAGAACATGGTCCGGCTGGCGCTGGGCGACTGGATGCTGCCCACCGGCACCCAGGCCCTGCAGGACCCCGCCCTGCACACCGCCAAGTACGGCTGGGCCACCGGCACCGCCCTGGCCGGACACCTCAGCCCGGCCCCCGCCCAGACGGTCCGCGGCTACCCCGAGTGGAAGGACAAGGTGGCCACCCCGGCCCTCCAGGAGTACTACAGCGGCGCCGTCGGCCTCGACGAACTCCGCCGGCGCCTGGAGAAGGACGGCAACCTGGTACTGGCCCGCTACCAGCGCTGA
- a CDS encoding carbohydrate ABC transporter permease, with protein sequence MVTDVASAGRPAAARVNGRGAWFLVLPALIPILVLSVGPLLYGILLAFTDAQSGRTAATRWIGGLNFRDLLHDTLFWESFRIGLVWAVGVTVPQFLLALGLALLLDQELRLRWLARALAIVPWAMPEVVVGIIWRLVYNPDAGVLNVTLRDLGLGDGRDWLSGLGTALPAVIVVGVWAGMPQTTVALLAGLQNTPRELHEAAAVDGAGAWRRFRAVTWPALRPIALAVTALNLIWNFNSFALVYVLTNGGPGGKTRLPMLFAYEEAFRYGQFGYAAAMGCVMVAVIAVLLAVFLTGRLRGGEDA encoded by the coding sequence TTGGTTACCGACGTGGCGAGTGCGGGGCGGCCGGCCGCCGCCCGTGTCAACGGCCGCGGCGCCTGGTTCCTGGTCCTGCCCGCCCTGATCCCGATCCTCGTGCTGAGCGTCGGTCCGCTGCTCTACGGGATCCTGCTGGCGTTCACCGACGCCCAGTCGGGCCGGACCGCGGCGACGCGGTGGATCGGCGGTCTCAACTTCCGGGACCTGCTGCACGACACCCTCTTCTGGGAGTCGTTCCGGATCGGCCTGGTCTGGGCCGTCGGCGTGACCGTGCCCCAGTTCCTGCTCGCTCTCGGCCTCGCCCTCCTCCTCGACCAGGAGTTGCGGCTGCGCTGGCTGGCCCGCGCGCTCGCGATCGTGCCGTGGGCGATGCCCGAGGTCGTCGTCGGCATCATCTGGCGGCTGGTCTACAACCCCGACGCGGGTGTCCTCAACGTGACCCTGCGCGACCTCGGCCTCGGCGACGGCCGGGACTGGCTGAGCGGTCTCGGCACCGCCCTGCCCGCCGTGATCGTCGTCGGCGTCTGGGCCGGGATGCCGCAGACCACCGTCGCCCTGCTGGCCGGACTCCAGAACACCCCGCGCGAACTGCACGAGGCGGCCGCCGTGGACGGCGCCGGCGCCTGGCGCCGCTTCCGCGCGGTCACCTGGCCCGCCCTGAGGCCCATCGCGCTGGCCGTCACCGCACTCAACCTGATCTGGAACTTCAACTCCTTCGCCCTGGTCTACGTCCTGACCAACGGCGGCCCCGGCGGCAAGACCCGGCTGCCGATGCTCTTCGCCTACGAGGAGGCCTTCCGCTACGGCCAGTTCGGGTATGCGGCAGCGATGGGCTGTGTGATGGTCGCGGTGATCGCGGTGCTGCTGGCCGTCTTCCTGACCGGCCGGCTGCGGGGCGGTGAGGACGCGTGA
- a CDS encoding phosphotransferase enzyme family protein, which yields MDEARARDVLAAAGVLPGAAADAPLLALGENAVFAAGDLVVKVGRDAELLDRARRELAIAGWLAEADVPAVRAAEPKALLVAGHPVTVWHRLPDPVRPAEPRDLAELLRIVHALPSPPFALPPRELLDGVERWLRLAGAAIDPADAAYLRERRDGFAAAAAALTPHLTPGPIHGDALPRNVHVGPDGPVLVDLETFSSDLREHDLVVMALSRDRYGLPAEGYDAFTQAYGWDVREWEGCGVLRGARETASCAWVAQHAPSNPKALAEFERRVASLREGDESVRWYPF from the coding sequence ATGGACGAGGCACGGGCGCGGGACGTACTGGCCGCGGCGGGTGTCCTGCCCGGTGCGGCGGCCGACGCCCCGCTCCTGGCGCTGGGCGAGAACGCGGTGTTCGCGGCCGGGGACCTGGTGGTGAAGGTCGGCCGGGACGCCGAGCTCCTCGACCGGGCCCGGCGTGAGCTGGCGATCGCCGGATGGCTGGCGGAGGCGGACGTACCGGCCGTACGCGCCGCCGAGCCGAAGGCGCTGCTCGTCGCAGGCCACCCGGTGACGGTGTGGCACCGGCTGCCGGATCCGGTGCGGCCGGCCGAGCCGCGGGATCTGGCCGAACTGCTGCGGATCGTGCACGCCCTGCCCTCTCCTCCCTTCGCGTTGCCGCCCCGCGAGCTGCTGGACGGTGTGGAGCGCTGGCTGCGGCTGGCCGGCGCGGCGATCGACCCCGCCGACGCGGCGTATCTCCGGGAGCGCCGGGACGGTTTCGCCGCGGCCGCGGCCGCGCTGACACCCCATCTGACACCGGGGCCGATCCACGGGGACGCGCTCCCCCGCAATGTGCACGTCGGCCCGGACGGCCCGGTCCTGGTCGACCTGGAGACCTTCTCCTCGGACCTGCGCGAGCACGACCTGGTGGTGATGGCACTGTCCCGCGACCGGTACGGGCTGCCCGCCGAGGGGTACGACGCGTTCACCCAGGCCTATGGATGGGATGTGCGGGAGTGGGAGGGGTGCGGCGTGCTGCGCGGTGCCCGGGAGACGGCGAGCTGCGCATGGGTCGCCCAGCACGCCCCGAGCAACCCGAAGGCCCTGGCGGAATTCGAGCGCCGGGTGGCGTCGCTACGGGAGGGCGACGAGTCGGTGCGGTGGTATCCCTTCTGA
- a CDS encoding 3'-5' exonuclease, which yields MGWHQELLIGFDLETTGTDPREARIVTGAVIEVRAGQELGRREWLADPGVEIPAEAVAVHGISNERAAAEGRPADQVADALADVLTGYWKTGVPVVAYNATFDLTLLSAELRRHGLPSLSDRLGGLDPAPVVDPYTIDRWVDRYRRGKRNLEAVCAEYGITLAAAHNASADALAAARLAGAIAERHPKIAALGPAELHRRQVEWYAQWAADFQQFLRRKGEADAVVDGAWPLRELAGAV from the coding sequence ATGGGCTGGCACCAGGAGCTCCTGATCGGCTTCGACCTGGAGACGACGGGTACGGATCCGCGCGAGGCGCGGATCGTCACGGGGGCCGTGATCGAGGTCAGGGCCGGGCAGGAACTGGGCCGCCGCGAGTGGCTGGCGGATCCGGGCGTGGAGATCCCGGCCGAAGCGGTCGCGGTGCACGGCATCAGCAACGAGCGGGCGGCGGCCGAGGGCAGACCGGCCGACCAGGTCGCCGACGCCCTCGCGGACGTCCTCACCGGCTACTGGAAGACGGGCGTCCCGGTCGTCGCCTACAACGCGACCTTCGACCTCACCCTGCTCTCGGCGGAGCTGCGCCGGCACGGACTGCCGTCCCTCTCCGACCGCCTCGGCGGCCTCGACCCGGCACCGGTCGTCGACCCGTACACCATCGACCGCTGGGTCGACCGCTACCGCCGCGGCAAGCGGAACCTGGAAGCGGTGTGCGCCGAGTACGGCATCACCCTCGCCGCCGCCCACAACGCCTCGGCCGACGCGCTCGCCGCGGCGCGCCTGGCCGGTGCGATAGCCGAGCGGCACCCGAAGATCGCGGCGCTGGGTCCGGCGGAGCTGCACCGGCGCCAGGTGGAGTGGTACGCGCAGTGGGCGGCGGACTTCCAGCAGTTCTTGCGGCGCAAGGGGGAGGCCGACGCGGTGGTGGACGGGGCGTGGCCGTTGCGGGAACTGGCCGGCGCCGTCTGA
- a CDS encoding copper amine oxidase has product MPVNLRASTRVPRIRHARRTAAVGLAAVALAAGATTAAGPAVAQPKRAAAAAADCSAAYRIEQKLSTGTTWRMCWRYDSKAGLVLEHISYQPKGESAPIKVLSSARLAQIDVPYDDGSVEYDDLTGFGFAQGLVPLDSAECPGGTIKTVKVPEAWDPAHPNVNGLCTTTRSRGHAYRMQADTGNRVYQQQGKDLLIYTVNKVGWYEYMTEWRFQDDGTINMNVGATGSLSPGDYDAGDGRGWPIGKGAHAYATSHAHNVFWKLDFDLDGSSKSRVEQYDSKVSAPTRGQEAPTDKTTLTDVTKELAGDAENMRWWRVVSTAGKNKDGHARSYEIVRGASNKYPGHAFTSHDVYFTQYDKCEQFASNNPGCPSGHPKTVDKFVNGQTLTNPVVWVNVGFHHIARDEDQQPMPVHWQGFSIAPRDVTAMNPLTPAALADQNGQPGNGS; this is encoded by the coding sequence ATGCCCGTGAACCTGCGCGCGAGCACGCGCGTGCCCAGAATCCGTCATGCCCGCAGGACGGCCGCGGTGGGCCTGGCCGCGGTCGCGCTGGCCGCCGGCGCCACCACCGCGGCCGGACCCGCCGTCGCCCAGCCGAAGCGGGCCGCCGCGGCCGCCGCCGACTGCTCGGCCGCCTACCGGATCGAGCAGAAGCTCTCGACCGGGACCACCTGGCGGATGTGCTGGCGCTACGACAGCAAGGCCGGACTCGTCCTGGAGCACATCTCCTACCAGCCCAAGGGCGAGTCGGCCCCCATCAAGGTCCTCTCCAGCGCCCGCCTCGCGCAGATCGACGTCCCCTACGACGACGGCAGCGTCGAGTACGACGACCTGACCGGCTTCGGGTTCGCCCAGGGCCTGGTGCCGCTCGACTCGGCCGAGTGCCCCGGCGGCACCATCAAGACCGTCAAGGTCCCCGAGGCCTGGGACCCGGCCCACCCCAACGTCAACGGCCTGTGCACCACCACCCGTTCGCGTGGCCACGCGTACCGGATGCAGGCCGACACCGGCAACCGGGTGTACCAGCAGCAGGGCAAGGACCTGCTCATCTACACCGTCAACAAGGTCGGCTGGTACGAGTACATGACCGAGTGGCGGTTCCAGGACGACGGCACGATCAACATGAACGTCGGCGCCACCGGCAGCCTCTCGCCGGGCGACTACGACGCCGGGGACGGCCGCGGCTGGCCGATAGGCAAGGGCGCCCACGCCTACGCCACCAGTCACGCTCACAACGTCTTCTGGAAGCTGGACTTCGACCTCGACGGCTCCTCCAAGAGCCGTGTCGAACAGTACGACTCGAAGGTCAGCGCCCCCACGCGCGGCCAGGAGGCGCCCACCGACAAGACCACCCTCACCGATGTCACCAAGGAACTCGCCGGCGACGCCGAGAACATGCGCTGGTGGCGGGTGGTCAGCACGGCCGGCAAGAACAAGGACGGGCACGCGCGGTCCTACGAGATCGTTCGGGGTGCCAGCAACAAGTACCCGGGCCACGCCTTCACTTCGCACGACGTCTACTTCACCCAGTACGACAAGTGCGAGCAGTTCGCCAGTAACAACCCGGGCTGCCCGAGCGGTCACCCCAAGACCGTCGACAAGTTCGTGAACGGGCAGACCCTCACCAACCCCGTGGTCTGGGTGAACGTGGGTTTCCACCACATCGCGCGCGACGAGGACCAGCAGCCGATGCCGGTCCACTGGCAGGGCTTCTCCATCGCCCCGCGCGATGTCACCGCTATGAATCCGCTCACTCCGGCAGCTCTTGCTGATCAGAACGGTCAGCCCGGAAACGGTAGTTGA
- a CDS encoding Tat pathway signal sequence domain protein translates to MRKIVHRHLGKVVAGAGLAVAGTAVMVGITLPGTAGANESGGGDGNGAVAAQQAGQGQDAVKPGVVEQAPAEGKKGTGSDPLTDDETRRVEQLALTKQMFSAGENVEGRRGPQRLSVDLAEPDANELDSSDAPRRADVTFYDYRDDTLVTRTVNLDTGKVEHTTSSKGVQPPLSHDENVEAIKLLVADPLGAGLKADFKDATGTALTDPEQQLLLNSAVYRATPGAQPAALGTCGQHRCVRLFPKVKNGPWIDARSLIVDLSARKVVKLGR, encoded by the coding sequence GTGCGCAAGATAGTGCACCGCCATCTGGGCAAGGTGGTGGCCGGTGCGGGACTGGCGGTCGCGGGGACCGCCGTGATGGTCGGGATCACCCTGCCGGGCACGGCGGGGGCGAACGAGTCGGGAGGCGGCGACGGGAACGGCGCGGTCGCCGCACAGCAGGCGGGCCAGGGACAGGACGCCGTCAAGCCGGGCGTGGTGGAACAGGCGCCGGCCGAGGGGAAGAAGGGCACGGGCAGCGACCCGCTGACCGACGACGAGACCAGGCGCGTCGAACAACTCGCTCTGACCAAGCAGATGTTCAGCGCCGGGGAGAACGTCGAGGGCCGGCGCGGCCCGCAGCGGCTCAGCGTCGATCTCGCCGAGCCGGACGCGAACGAACTGGACAGCTCGGACGCGCCGCGCCGCGCGGACGTGACGTTCTACGACTACCGGGACGACACCCTCGTCACCCGGACCGTCAACCTCGACACCGGCAAGGTCGAGCACACCACCAGCAGCAAGGGCGTCCAGCCGCCGCTCAGCCACGACGAGAACGTCGAGGCGATCAAGCTGCTGGTCGCCGACCCGCTCGGCGCCGGCCTGAAGGCGGACTTCAAGGACGCCACCGGCACCGCGCTGACCGATCCGGAACAGCAGCTGCTGCTCAACAGCGCGGTGTACCGCGCGACTCCGGGCGCCCAGCCCGCCGCCCTCGGCACATGCGGCCAGCACCGCTGTGTGCGGCTCTTCCCGAAGGTGAAGAACGGGCCGTGGATCGACGCCAGGTCGCTCATCGTCGACCTGAGCGCGCGCAAGGTCGTGAAGCTCGGCCGCTGA
- a CDS encoding carbohydrate ABC transporter permease, translated as MRTRTAARAGQYAALLAYLVFLAFPLLWLLSTAFKSPQELGSLHPTWIPRHPTLDNFRQAFDEQPLLRAGLNSLLAALGAALIAVVLATPMAYVMARRRTALSRAATGWVVISQAFPFVLVIIPLFLVLKNLRLVDSLFGLVLVYVVWALPFALWMLVGYVRAVPVELEEAAAVDGAGRLRTLVSVTAPLLAPGIVATGLFAFVTAWNEFFFALVLLKTPEKQTLPVVLTHFIGAEGVADLGPLAAAAFLATLPSLVVFALVQRRITGGMLAGAVKS; from the coding sequence GTGAGGACCCGTACCGCAGCCCGCGCCGGCCAGTACGCGGCCCTGCTCGCCTATCTTGTCTTCCTGGCCTTCCCGCTCCTGTGGCTGCTCTCCACCGCCTTCAAGTCCCCGCAGGAGCTCGGCAGTCTGCATCCGACCTGGATCCCCAGGCACCCCACCCTGGACAACTTCCGCCAGGCCTTCGACGAGCAGCCCCTGCTGCGCGCCGGCCTCAACTCGCTGCTCGCCGCGCTCGGCGCCGCGCTGATCGCCGTCGTGCTCGCGACCCCGATGGCGTACGTCATGGCCCGGCGCCGCACCGCTCTCTCCCGGGCGGCGACCGGGTGGGTGGTGATCAGCCAGGCGTTCCCGTTCGTCCTGGTGATCATCCCGCTGTTCCTGGTGCTGAAGAACCTACGGCTCGTCGACTCCCTGTTCGGGCTGGTGCTGGTGTACGTGGTGTGGGCGCTGCCGTTCGCGCTGTGGATGCTCGTCGGATACGTCCGCGCGGTGCCCGTGGAACTGGAGGAGGCGGCGGCCGTCGACGGGGCCGGCCGGCTGCGGACGCTGGTGTCGGTGACGGCACCGCTGCTGGCGCCCGGGATCGTGGCGACCGGGCTGTTCGCCTTCGTCACCGCATGGAACGAGTTCTTCTTCGCGCTGGTGCTGCTGAAGACTCCGGAGAAGCAGACCCTGCCGGTCGTCCTCACCCACTTCATCGGGGCGGAGGGCGTCGCCGACCTGGGCCCGCTGGCGGCCGCCGCCTTCCTCGCCACCCTGCCCTCGCTGGTCGTCTTCGCGCTGGTCCAGCGGCGGATCACGGGCGGGATGCTCGCCGGGGCGGTGAAGAGCTGA